A genome region from Chryseobacterium sp. G0186 includes the following:
- a CDS encoding M28 family peptidase, whose product MKKFTTFLCTSLMIQGMMAQSFIQSYKDRADMVTQTNITTNLQEFSNLGIKKTGTVANTNTLNWIKNKYISYGYTSSQIVESPFTYGSTSSKNLIITKTGTLYPNKYVIICGHFDTINGPGVNDNGSGTSIILEAARILQNVPTEYSIKFIHFSGEEQGLIGSSHYVNNVVYQGGVRKLDIKLVFNLDQVGGVKGNNNTTVYCDEDQGGVSSNNAASAAVTQQLRNCTALYSPLQTEVDPAADTDYIPFEQKGEIITGFFERIRSSYPHSSKDTFANVDPVYVYKIGKATVGALQHFASASVTLSANKTTSQNGLEAVKFYPNPASSVLNIELPEKTANFSFELTNLTGRSLIKVNNETKINVSTLENGVYIGILKIDGQSVVRNILIER is encoded by the coding sequence ATGAAAAAATTTACCACATTCTTATGTACTTCACTCATGATCCAGGGTATGATGGCACAATCTTTTATCCAGTCTTATAAAGACAGAGCTGACATGGTTACTCAGACCAACATTACAACAAATCTTCAGGAATTCAGTAATCTGGGGATCAAAAAAACCGGTACTGTAGCCAATACCAACACTTTAAACTGGATTAAAAACAAATACATCTCCTACGGCTATACTTCCAGCCAGATTGTAGAAAGTCCCTTCACCTACGGATCTACCAGTTCAAAAAACCTGATCATCACCAAAACAGGAACGCTTTACCCTAATAAGTATGTGATTATTTGCGGACATTTTGATACGATTAACGGACCGGGAGTCAATGATAATGGTAGTGGTACTTCTATTATTTTAGAGGCTGCCAGAATATTACAGAATGTACCAACGGAGTATTCTATTAAGTTTATTCACTTTTCCGGTGAAGAACAAGGGTTAATTGGAAGCTCTCACTATGTGAATAATGTTGTATACCAGGGAGGTGTACGAAAATTGGACATCAAATTGGTTTTTAACCTGGATCAGGTAGGTGGCGTAAAAGGAAATAACAATACTACGGTATATTGTGATGAAGATCAGGGAGGAGTTTCCAGCAATAATGCAGCTTCAGCAGCAGTGACTCAACAGCTTAGAAACTGTACAGCACTTTATTCTCCGTTACAGACTGAGGTAGATCCTGCAGCAGATACAGATTATATTCCTTTTGAGCAGAAAGGTGAGATTATAACCGGTTTTTTTGAAAGAATAAGAAGCAGCTACCCTCACTCTTCAAAAGATACTTTTGCCAATGTAGATCCTGTTTACGTTTATAAAATTGGGAAAGCAACTGTAGGAGCTTTACAACATTTCGCATCTGCATCTGTTACTCTTTCAGCCAATAAAACGACTTCACAAAATGGATTAGAGGCCGTAAAATTCTACCCTAATCCTGCAAGCTCTGTTTTAAATATTGAGTTGCCTGAGAAAACAGCAAATTTCAGTTTTGAACTCACCAATTTAACAGGACGATCCCTGATTAAGGTAAATAATGAAACAAAAATCAATGTTTCCACCCTGGAAAACGGAGTGTACATCGGAATTTTAAAAATTGATGGGCAAAGCGTTGTGAGAAATATCCTGATTGAAAGATAG
- a CDS encoding DUF6443 domain-containing protein, translated as MKKIIIPIGMLITQSVFAQLTSTENYIQSKTYLEAVTTTSTTARQIETVQYFDGLGRPKQVVNVKASPLGRDVATKIEYDGFGRQTIDYLPVPQSGTQNGAIIPDPLANAANTPYGSEKIYSEKILESSPLSRIQQQIQVGNDWAAKPVKFQYEVNTTGEVKKFVTITPWVNGATQSTISPATDPDSENGFYKGGQLYKNVVTDEDGNKTIEFKNGKGQTILVRKVLSATENADTYYVYNEYDQLAFVIPPLASASGSLDLSTLDRLCYQYHYDGRNRLVEKKLPGKGWEYMVYDKQDRLVATQDANLKAKGQWLYTKYDQFSRPCITGICTGGERIAEQTLADAISSNNLKSIDYVFFPWQGMDVYYNYPGTTYPSSDKWVDMLSVNYYDFVPGYSFNPSFPTSILGEATISSTPNADGISTKGLAVLSIVKNIEDNNWTKNYSYYDKKGRVIGTHSMNHLGGYTKTESRLDFAGVPKQTITSHKRKTSDIGVTVKERFEYDNANRLSKHWHQVDNQQEVLLTENTYNEISQLINKKVGGNLQSIDYAYNIRGWMTDINPAQMPLPDLGGKLFTYKIKYNQKNGTTNPDQAQFPGKNVKPMYNGNIVEVDWRAVESLGVNPPLEPKRYDYAYDGLNRLTAGYYQNPNNPWSKENTEVMDYDINGNITNMYRTSVMENNTTATLIDKLTYNYNGNRLTSINDIANNPSGYEGGNNIIDYDLNGNMINMKDKGIQSIAYNFLNLPNSIRIQHVNPIGKISTTDIGHLYRADGVKLRKIFTQQAYMGLPTIRMTDYLDGFQYSYIEDGSICPICRTESAYEIQAYSKAIGPIISKPTWKLDFVPTSEGFYSFTENRYIYQYKDHLGNVRISFGRNSAGALEIVDANDYYPFGMNHLKTGNSFYGQGSYKNYKYNGKELQETGMYDYGARFYMPDLGRWGVVDPLAEKMRTWSPYNYAFDNPLRFIDPDGMAPLDDYRLNKNGSLKLLKKTNDNFDRIYNSDKSSSIKVQKGFLDKKFSSSSSTILVNNNTKDLSKAYKFFAQNSGVEWQYNTFKGDKTVGTLSTSHTPGRVQNQANMRAHVLAADPNIKLTYSSHSHPGKYDSSTGWPAYPSGFDQNLNPTNESGDREGYGYYKNNFPGRIPSTFNVFVPDNPDAVVNYNNNSVQRTLPQNVQEIEEVVIIIKRK; from the coding sequence ATGAAAAAAATAATTATTCCTATAGGGATGCTGATCACCCAATCGGTGTTTGCACAGCTTACCTCCACCGAGAACTACATCCAATCCAAGACCTATCTTGAGGCAGTCACCACCACAAGTACCACCGCCAGACAAATAGAAACTGTCCAGTACTTTGACGGGCTGGGCAGACCCAAGCAGGTCGTGAATGTAAAAGCTTCTCCATTGGGTAGAGATGTTGCTACTAAAATTGAATACGATGGCTTTGGAAGACAGACCATAGACTATCTTCCCGTTCCCCAATCCGGAACCCAGAATGGAGCCATTATTCCGGATCCGCTGGCCAATGCTGCCAATACGCCCTATGGTTCAGAGAAAATTTACTCAGAAAAGATACTTGAAAGCTCACCCTTGAGCAGAATCCAACAGCAGATCCAGGTAGGCAACGACTGGGCAGCCAAGCCTGTAAAATTCCAGTATGAGGTCAATACCACCGGAGAGGTCAAAAAGTTTGTAACCATTACCCCATGGGTAAATGGAGCCACCCAGTCAACCATCAGCCCAGCCACCGATCCTGACTCTGAAAACGGATTCTACAAAGGCGGACAGCTCTACAAGAATGTAGTGACCGATGAGGATGGAAACAAGACCATTGAGTTTAAGAATGGCAAGGGACAAACCATTCTGGTAAGAAAGGTCCTAAGTGCCACAGAAAATGCAGATACCTATTATGTCTACAATGAGTATGACCAGTTGGCCTTTGTTATTCCCCCGTTGGCATCAGCCTCAGGATCCCTGGACCTGTCTACCCTTGACAGGCTGTGCTACCAATACCATTATGACGGCAGAAACCGATTGGTAGAAAAGAAGCTTCCCGGGAAAGGTTGGGAATACATGGTATATGATAAACAGGATCGTTTGGTAGCCACCCAGGATGCCAATTTAAAAGCCAAGGGACAATGGCTTTATACCAAGTATGATCAGTTTTCAAGGCCCTGCATTACAGGAATTTGTACGGGAGGTGAAAGAATTGCGGAGCAGACCCTGGCAGATGCAATAAGCTCCAATAACCTAAAGAGTATCGACTATGTTTTCTTTCCCTGGCAGGGAATGGACGTATACTATAACTATCCCGGTACTACCTATCCGAGTTCCGATAAGTGGGTGGATATGCTGAGCGTTAATTATTATGACTTTGTTCCCGGATATAGCTTTAATCCGTCTTTTCCGACCAGTATCTTAGGAGAGGCAACCATCAGCAGTACACCCAATGCTGATGGAATCAGTACCAAGGGGCTTGCCGTACTAAGCATCGTAAAAAACATTGAAGACAATAACTGGACAAAAAACTATTCTTACTACGATAAAAAAGGAAGAGTAATCGGAACCCATTCCATGAATCACCTGGGAGGATATACCAAGACGGAGTCCAGGCTAGACTTTGCAGGGGTACCCAAGCAGACTATTACCTCCCACAAAAGGAAAACCAGTGATATTGGAGTAACTGTCAAGGAACGCTTTGAATACGACAATGCCAACAGACTCTCAAAACATTGGCATCAAGTGGATAACCAGCAGGAAGTACTATTGACAGAGAATACCTACAATGAAATTTCTCAGCTAATAAACAAAAAAGTGGGGGGCAACCTGCAAAGCATTGATTATGCCTATAACATCAGGGGCTGGATGACCGATATCAACCCTGCCCAGATGCCACTCCCTGATTTAGGTGGAAAATTATTCACCTACAAGATCAAGTACAACCAAAAAAACGGAACCACCAATCCGGACCAGGCGCAATTTCCCGGAAAAAATGTAAAACCCATGTACAATGGAAACATTGTCGAGGTGGACTGGCGTGCCGTGGAATCCCTTGGAGTCAATCCTCCTCTGGAACCTAAGAGATATGACTATGCCTATGATGGATTAAACAGGCTGACTGCAGGATACTATCAAAATCCAAATAACCCATGGAGTAAGGAGAATACGGAGGTAATGGATTATGATATCAATGGGAATATCACCAATATGTACAGAACTTCTGTCATGGAAAATAATACCACAGCAACATTAATTGATAAGCTTACCTATAATTATAACGGAAACAGGCTTACCAGCATCAATGATATAGCTAACAATCCATCAGGATATGAAGGAGGGAACAATATCATAGATTATGATCTGAATGGTAACATGATCAATATGAAGGACAAAGGCATTCAGTCTATAGCTTATAATTTTCTGAATCTTCCTAATTCAATAAGGATTCAGCATGTTAATCCTATAGGAAAGATAAGCACCACTGATATCGGTCATTTGTACCGTGCAGATGGAGTAAAGCTTCGTAAAATATTTACACAACAAGCTTATATGGGACTTCCCACCATTCGTATGACAGATTATCTGGATGGATTTCAGTATTCCTATATAGAGGATGGAAGCATCTGTCCTATATGCAGAACAGAGTCAGCATATGAAATCCAGGCCTACTCGAAAGCGATTGGTCCCATCATTTCAAAACCTACATGGAAGCTGGATTTTGTACCCACTTCCGAGGGGTTTTACAGTTTTACGGAAAATCGTTATATTTATCAGTATAAAGACCACCTTGGAAATGTGAGGATAAGTTTTGGCAGAAACAGCGCAGGTGCTCTGGAAATTGTGGATGCCAATGACTACTATCCGTTTGGGATGAACCACTTGAAGACAGGGAATTCGTTTTACGGGCAGGGTTCTTACAAGAACTACAAGTACAATGGCAAGGAGCTTCAAGAGACCGGAATGTATGATTATGGAGCAAGATTCTATATGCCGGATTTGGGAAGATGGGGTGTTGTTGATCCACTGGCAGAGAAAATGAGAACATGGTCACCATATAACTATGCTTTTGATAATCCTTTGAGATTTATTGACCCTGATGGTATGGCTCCATTGGATGATTATCGATTGAACAAGAACGGAAGTTTAAAATTGTTAAAAAAGACCAATGATAATTTTGATAGAATATATAATTCTGATAAATCCAGTAGTATTAAGGTTCAAAAAGGTTTCCTCGATAAAAAATTCAGCAGTAGTTCAAGTACTATACTGGTTAACAATAATACTAAAGACTTATCGAAAGCATATAAGTTTTTCGCACAAAACTCAGGTGTAGAATGGCAGTATAATACTTTTAAAGGAGATAAAACTGTAGGGACTTTATCTACTTCGCATACACCAGGAAGAGTACAAAATCAAGCAAATATGAGAGCTCATGTATTAGCAGCCGATCCGAACATTAAATTAACATATAGTTCTCATTCACATCCGGGCAAATATGACTCTTCCACAGGATGGCCAGCTTATCCTTCTGGTTTTGATCAGAACTTGAATCCTACTAATGAAAGTGGAGATAGAGAAGGCTACGGATATTATAAAAATAATTTTCCAGGGCGAATTCCTTCTACATTTAATGTTTTTGTTCCTGATAATCCAGATGCTGTTGTAAATTATAATAATAACTCTGTACAAAGAACATTACCACAAAATGTTCAAGAAATAGAAGAAGTTGTAATCATTATAAAAAGAAAGTAG
- the hisA gene encoding 1-(5-phosphoribosyl)-5-[(5-phosphoribosylamino)methylideneamino]imidazole-4-carboxamide isomerase → MKIIPAIDIIDGKCVRLSKGDYSTKKIYNENPVEVAKEFEGFGIQFLHLVDLDGAKSKHIVNQKVLEDIARSTSLHIDFGGGLKTQEDIETAFNSGAKQITLGSIAVQDPEFCYTAIEKYGPEKIILGADCDNRKIKTSGWQEESDRDIVDFILEYQEKGVQNTICTDISKDGMLEGPSTGLYIEILYKTSVQLVASGGISGIKDVHKMKDIGCSGTIIGKAIYEGRISLQQLQNFIENA, encoded by the coding sequence ATGAAGATTATTCCGGCTATTGATATTATTGATGGAAAATGTGTGCGTTTGTCCAAGGGAGATTACTCCACAAAGAAAATATACAATGAAAACCCTGTGGAAGTGGCTAAAGAGTTTGAAGGCTTTGGAATTCAGTTTCTTCACTTGGTAGATCTTGATGGAGCCAAATCCAAGCATATTGTGAATCAAAAAGTATTGGAAGATATAGCCCGTTCAACTTCACTCCACATTGATTTTGGAGGTGGATTGAAGACTCAGGAGGATATCGAAACAGCATTCAATTCCGGTGCGAAGCAGATTACACTCGGAAGTATTGCGGTTCAGGACCCGGAATTTTGTTATACTGCTATTGAAAAATATGGTCCAGAAAAAATTATTCTGGGAGCAGACTGTGACAACAGAAAAATAAAGACTTCAGGCTGGCAGGAGGAAAGTGACAGGGATATTGTTGATTTCATTCTTGAATATCAAGAAAAAGGAGTTCAGAATACTATTTGTACTGATATTTCCAAGGATGGAATGCTGGAAGGTCCCTCTACAGGCCTGTATATTGAGATTTTATATAAAACTTCAGTTCAGTTGGTAGCCAGTGGTGGTATTTCCGGGATCAAGGATGTGCATAAAATGAAAGATATCGGATGTTCCGGGACAATTATCGGAAAAGCAATTTATGAGGGAAGAATAAGCCTCCAACAACTTCAAAATTTTATTGAAAATGCTTAA
- the hisB gene encoding bifunctional histidinol-phosphatase/imidazoleglycerol-phosphate dehydratase HisB, with protein MKKVLFIDRDGTLIMEPPTDFQVDSLEKLEFYPGVFRNLSRIANELDYELVMVTNQDGLGTESFPLEDFLKPHEKMIQAFENEGIIFSEILIDKSFENEGLSTRKPGTGMLGKYIYGNYDLENSYVIGDRVTDVQLANNLGSKSIFLNKSFNDQADLVTTEWNEIYQFLKEGMRNAKVYRKTNETEIEIEVNIDGSGKSEISTGLHFFDHMLEQIARHGNMDLTIKVDGDLAVDEHHTIEDTGIVLGEAIVKALGKKKGIERYGFLLPMDDCLSQVAIDFGGRSWLVWDAEFKREKIGDVPTEMFFHFFKSFTDSSKSNLNIKAEGENEHHKIESIFKAFAKAVKMAVNQSDANYNLPSTKGSL; from the coding sequence ATGAAAAAAGTGCTGTTTATAGATCGGGATGGAACACTTATCATGGAACCGCCCACAGATTTTCAGGTAGACTCATTGGAAAAACTTGAGTTTTATCCCGGCGTTTTCAGGAATCTTTCAAGAATAGCCAACGAACTTGATTACGAACTGGTAATGGTCACCAATCAGGATGGTCTGGGAACAGAAAGCTTTCCACTGGAAGACTTTTTAAAACCCCATGAAAAAATGATACAGGCTTTTGAAAATGAGGGAATCATCTTTAGTGAAATTTTGATTGATAAAAGTTTTGAGAATGAAGGCCTATCCACCAGAAAACCCGGAACAGGAATGCTCGGAAAATACATCTATGGAAATTATGATCTGGAAAATTCCTATGTAATTGGTGATCGAGTTACAGATGTTCAATTAGCTAATAACTTGGGTTCTAAGTCTATCTTCCTAAATAAAAGCTTTAATGATCAGGCTGACCTTGTTACCACAGAATGGAATGAGATTTATCAATTCTTAAAGGAGGGAATGAGAAACGCAAAGGTGTACAGAAAAACCAATGAAACTGAAATAGAAATTGAAGTCAATATCGATGGAAGCGGAAAATCTGAAATTTCAACCGGGCTTCATTTCTTTGATCACATGCTGGAGCAGATCGCAAGACACGGCAATATGGATCTTACAATTAAAGTAGACGGAGATCTTGCAGTAGATGAACACCACACAATTGAAGATACCGGAATTGTATTAGGAGAAGCTATCGTAAAGGCATTAGGAAAGAAAAAAGGAATTGAGCGGTATGGCTTTCTGCTTCCTATGGATGATTGTCTCTCACAGGTAGCCATTGATTTTGGCGGTAGATCATGGTTGGTTTGGGATGCTGAATTTAAAAGAGAAAAAATAGGAGATGTGCCCACGGAAATGTTCTTTCACTTTTTCAAATCATTTACAGACTCCTCAAAATCCAATCTGAACATCAAGGCAGAAGGAGAAAATGAACACCATAAGATAGAATCTATTTTCAAGGCGTTTGCCAAAGCGGTTAAGATGGCTGTCAACCAGTCGGATGCCAATTACAATTTACCCTCAACAAAAGGAAGTTTATAA
- a CDS encoding T9SS type A sorting domain-containing protein, translating into MQNSPKGYGSKDVWITRLDKNGKELSQLILGGRGLDEVEKMIPTKDGGALLGVYSRSSAVPTQPNNTQNTQNTSDTRQLTAVQKQSENFGEGDYWIIKLDKTGKMEWEKNLGGKGDDHIRTLSLTSNGYLIGGESRSERSGNKTVGVEEGTDLWLVSLNERGDEQWQKSYTFGNRDLLMGMNAIQSQDITKGILLGGYTQAEGRMEKDDETFWLLYLDGNGNEQWRKHIKGESKKREERLSDLRLNRDGSIILAGTSAEELGKENWKIVKLGDRQVNDLIEKYDIKIYPNPVSDYAYVEIGFDFKDADILLYDMSGRQLQNLKTKNRVTKINTQALVQGAYLVTIKTDNNKTANAKLIKK; encoded by the coding sequence GTGCAGAATTCCCCCAAGGGCTATGGTTCCAAAGATGTCTGGATTACCAGACTCGACAAGAACGGAAAAGAACTATCCCAACTGATTCTGGGCGGAAGAGGCCTTGATGAAGTTGAAAAGATGATCCCCACCAAGGATGGAGGCGCCTTACTGGGAGTGTACTCCCGAAGCTCAGCCGTACCAACTCAGCCCAATAATACACAAAACACTCAAAATACATCCGACACCCGACAACTGACAGCTGTACAAAAACAAAGTGAGAACTTCGGCGAGGGCGACTACTGGATCATCAAGCTCGACAAAACCGGAAAAATGGAATGGGAAAAGAACCTTGGCGGCAAGGGAGATGACCACATCAGAACCCTGTCATTAACCTCAAACGGCTACCTTATTGGTGGAGAATCCAGATCCGAAAGATCAGGAAACAAGACCGTTGGCGTTGAAGAGGGAACAGACCTTTGGCTGGTTTCCTTGAACGAGCGTGGCGATGAGCAGTGGCAGAAATCCTACACCTTTGGAAACAGGGATCTATTAATGGGCATGAATGCTATTCAGAGCCAGGATATAACCAAAGGAATTTTGCTGGGTGGCTATACCCAGGCTGAGGGAAGAATGGAAAAAGATGATGAGACATTCTGGTTGCTGTATCTGGATGGAAATGGAAATGAGCAGTGGCGAAAGCACATCAAGGGAGAATCAAAAAAACGGGAGGAAAGACTTTCAGATTTGAGACTAAACCGTGATGGCTCCATTATTCTAGCCGGGACCAGTGCCGAGGAATTGGGCAAGGAGAACTGGAAGATTGTAAAGCTTGGAGACAGGCAGGTTAACGACCTGATTGAGAAATATGACATCAAGATCTACCCGAACCCTGTATCCGACTATGCCTATGTAGAAATCGGCTTTGACTTCAAGGATGCTGATATCCTGTTGTATGACATGAGCGGAAGACAGCTTCAGAACCTGAAAACCAAGAACAGAGTAACCAAGATCAATACCCAGGCCTTGGTTCAGGGAGCGTATCTGGTGACCATAAAAACTGATAACAATAAAACAGCGAATGCAAAGCTGATTAAGAAATAA
- the hisH gene encoding imidazole glycerol phosphate synthase subunit HisH — MIAIIKYNGGNVSSVQNALNRLKIDSVITDDPEQILKADKVIFPGVGEASSTMKVLKEKGLDVLIPSLKQPVLGICLGMQLMCKGNEEGNTEGMGIFDINVKRFPPQGLVPHMGWNTVSGKDFSLFAEIENESDVYFVHSYYCELSDFTTSVCNYILPFSASLQKDNFYAMQFHPEKSGSIGSQILTNFINLS, encoded by the coding sequence ATGATTGCAATAATAAAATATAACGGAGGCAATGTAAGCTCTGTTCAGAATGCACTTAACAGGCTTAAAATAGACTCCGTGATTACGGATGATCCCGAGCAGATCTTAAAGGCCGATAAGGTTATTTTTCCTGGTGTAGGAGAAGCATCTTCAACAATGAAAGTATTAAAGGAAAAGGGTCTTGATGTGCTTATTCCAAGCCTGAAACAGCCTGTTTTGGGAATTTGCCTGGGAATGCAGCTGATGTGTAAAGGAAACGAAGAAGGAAATACAGAAGGAATGGGGATTTTTGACATCAACGTAAAACGATTTCCCCCTCAGGGACTTGTTCCTCATATGGGTTGGAATACTGTTTCAGGTAAGGATTTTTCATTGTTTGCTGAGATTGAAAATGAGAGTGATGTATATTTTGTCCACAGCTATTATTGCGAACTGTCAGATTTCACCACTTCAGTATGTAATTATATTTTGCCGTTCAGTGCTTCATTGCAAAAAGATAATTTTTATGCAATGCAGTTTCACCCTGAAAAATCGGGAAGCATAGGCAGTCAGATACTTACTAACTTTATAAACTTATCATGA
- the hisF gene encoding imidazole glycerol phosphate synthase subunit HisF, with translation MLKKRIIPCLDIKDGCTVKGVNFEDLKNAGDPVELAKKYEQDGADELVFLDITATIENRKTFVELVRDIARELSIPFTVGGGISSVEDVRKLLEAGADKISINSSAVKNPKLISELAKEFGSQCIVVAIDTKRIGGTDLVHIKGGRQATELTTVEWANEAEALGAGEILLTSMDGDGTKNGFDLRITKLVSESISIPVIASGGAGAVTDFVKVFNETRATGALAASIFHFDEIGIKDLKQELKTQKIDIR, from the coding sequence ATGCTTAAAAAAAGAATTATCCCATGTCTGGATATTAAAGATGGATGTACGGTAAAAGGAGTCAACTTTGAGGATCTGAAAAATGCAGGAGATCCGGTAGAACTGGCGAAAAAGTATGAACAGGACGGAGCTGATGAACTTGTCTTTCTTGATATTACGGCAACCATTGAAAACAGGAAAACATTTGTGGAATTGGTAAGGGATATAGCAAGAGAGCTAAGCATTCCCTTTACTGTAGGAGGCGGAATCTCATCTGTTGAAGATGTCAGAAAACTCTTGGAAGCAGGAGCAGATAAGATCAGCATCAATTCTTCCGCCGTAAAAAATCCTAAGTTGATTTCTGAGCTGGCAAAAGAATTTGGAAGTCAGTGTATTGTCGTTGCCATTGATACGAAAAGGATAGGAGGAACCGATCTTGTTCACATCAAGGGTGGCAGACAGGCGACAGAACTTACCACAGTAGAATGGGCAAATGAAGCAGAAGCTCTGGGAGCTGGTGAGATTCTTTTAACATCGATGGATGGTGACGGAACCAAAAATGGGTTTGATCTGCGGATCACGAAACTGGTTTCAGAAAGTATAAGTATTCCAGTTATTGCTTCAGGAGGAGCAGGTGCTGTAACTGATTTTGTTAAAGTGTTTAATGAAACAAGGGCTACGGGAGCATTGGCAGCCAGTATATTCCATTTTGATGAAATTGGGATTAAAGATTTAAAACAAGAATTAAAAACTCAAAAAATAGACATACGATGA
- the hisIE gene encoding bifunctional phosphoribosyl-AMP cyclohydrolase/phosphoribosyl-ATP diphosphatase HisIE, whose amino-acid sequence MNINFNKDNGLVPVVIQDDRTLQVLMLGYMNEEAFDKTKKDKIVTFFSRSKNRLWTKGEESGNFLTVKSMDIDCDQDTLLIKVIPTNVVCHTGSFSCFGEKDFKGFLYELEEKISQRIDDKIGNSYTYSLYQRGINKVAQKVGEEAVELVIEAKDNNDALFKNEAADLLYHFLILLKAKGFSLTEIEEILQNRNR is encoded by the coding sequence ATGAACATTAATTTTAATAAAGATAACGGCCTTGTTCCTGTAGTGATTCAGGATGACAGAACATTACAGGTTTTGATGCTGGGCTATATGAATGAGGAAGCATTTGATAAGACAAAAAAAGACAAAATAGTAACATTCTTCAGCCGTTCCAAAAACAGACTTTGGACGAAAGGAGAAGAATCTGGCAATTTTTTAACGGTAAAAAGTATGGATATTGATTGTGATCAGGACACCCTACTCATCAAGGTGATTCCAACAAATGTGGTTTGTCATACAGGAAGTTTCAGCTGTTTCGGGGAAAAGGATTTTAAGGGATTTTTATATGAACTGGAAGAAAAAATATCCCAAAGAATTGATGATAAAATAGGGAATTCCTATACATATTCACTGTATCAGAGAGGGATCAATAAAGTGGCTCAAAAAGTAGGAGAGGAAGCGGTAGAATTGGTTATTGAGGCCAAAGATAACAATGATGCTCTCTTTAAAAATGAAGCTGCTGATTTATTGTATCACTTCCTGATTCTCCTGAAGGCAAAAGGATTTTCACTGACAGAAATTGAGGAAATTCTTCAAAACAGAAATAGGTAA